The genomic segment GCGGTTTTTAAAGCTACTTATTATCGCTGCGATGACGGCTAGATCGGCCGCAGTTTCGCTTATCTTAACACCACCTGAAACATTTATAAAGACATCGTAGTGTCCAAGTGGAATTTCAAGCTTTCGCTCAAGTAGGGCTAGTAGCATATCTAGGCGGTTTCTCTCAAAGCCAGTCGAGCTTCGTTTTGGATAGGCGCTTTCGCAAACAAGTGCTTGAATTTCAATACTAAGTGCCCTTGAGCCTTCCATTATAATAGTGATCGCACTGCCACTCATCGCTCCGCCACGTGTGAAAAATTTACTCGATACCTCGTTTGCACTCACCAGTCCATGCTGGCTCATCTCAAATATACCAACCTCGCTTGTCGAGCCAAAGCGGTTTTTAAACCCACGCAAAATCCTCAGCTCTCTGCTCGCGTCACCCTCAAAATAAAGCACCACATCAACCATGTGTTCAAGTACTCTAGGTCCTGCGATCGAGCCCTCTTTGGTGATGTGACCTATGATAAAAACGCAGATATTTTGGCTCTTTGCAAGCCTCATCAGCTCAAATGTGATCTCGCGAACCTGTGTGATCGAGCCTGGCGCGGAGCTTATATTTTGGCTATAAAGCGTTTGAATAGAGTCAATGACTAGCACCTTGTAGTCGCTCTTTTGCACTTCTAGCAGGATATCTTCTAGGCAAATTTCAGTTAGCAGGTATAAATTTTTATCCACCGCATTTAGCCTATCAGCTCTCATTTTTATCTGGCTTTGGCTCTCTTCGCCGCTTACATAGAGCGTTTTTTTACCGTCTTTTGCTAAATTTGAGCCGATTTTTAGAAGCAAGGTTGATTTACCGATGCCTGGACTGCCACCTATTAAAACTAGCGAGCCCTCGACTACGCCACCACCAAGAACAAGGTCTAGCTCGCTATCTTTGGTGCTAAATCTCGTAAAATTTTGAATTTCAACTTCGTCTATGCTTATGGCTTTGCTAGGTGCGCTAGTGCTTTTTGCTATCTCTTTACTTATCTTTATCTCTTGCTGGCTAAGCTCGACAAAGCTATCCCAAGCCCCACATTGTGGGCATTTGCCCAGCCATTTTGCTTGTTGATTACCACACGCTTGACACTCAAAAACTGGCTTTGCTTTTGCCATAATATATCCTTTTTAAAATTTCAACTATTATCACTCCAAAGGCCGCTCCGATCATGTCAGCTACGATGTC from the Campylobacter concisus genome contains:
- the radA gene encoding DNA repair protein RadA, producing the protein MAKAKPVFECQACGNQQAKWLGKCPQCGAWDSFVELSQQEIKISKEIAKSTSAPSKAISIDEVEIQNFTRFSTKDSELDLVLGGGVVEGSLVLIGGSPGIGKSTLLLKIGSNLAKDGKKTLYVSGEESQSQIKMRADRLNAVDKNLYLLTEICLEDILLEVQKSDYKVLVIDSIQTLYSQNISSAPGSITQVREITFELMRLAKSQNICVFIIGHITKEGSIAGPRVLEHMVDVVLYFEGDASRELRILRGFKNRFGSTSEVGIFEMSQHGLVSANEVSSKFFTRGGAMSGSAITIIMEGSRALSIEIQALVCESAYPKRSSTGFERNRLDMLLALLERKLEIPLGHYDVFINVSGGVKISETAADLAVIAAIISSFKNRPISKDSVFIGELSLNGEIREIFNLDQRLKEAKTQKFKNAIIPNKPLDTQGLKCFYAKDITQVLEWM